In Deinococcus irradiatisoli, the genomic stretch GGGTGGCGGCCTACAGCGCCAACCTGCTGGGCCAGCTCCTGCGACCGGGACAGACGGTGGGCCTGGCCTGGGGCACCACCCTCGACGCGGTGAGCCGGGCGCTGAAACCGCGCGCCGTTCCGGACCTGACCTTCGTGCAGCTCAACGGCTCGGCCAATGCCCAGGACTTCATGAGCGGCTTCGTGACCGATACCCTTCAGCGCTTCGCCCGTACCTACGGCGCCCGGGCGCACCTCTTTCCGGTGCCGACGTTTTTCGACAACCCCCAGACCAAGACCATGATGTGGCAGGAGCGCAGCGTGCGGCATGTGCTGGAGCTGCAACGCCGGGCCGATCTGCTGCTCTACTCGCTGGGCAGCCTGCAGGCCGACACGCCCAGCCACGTCTACGCGGGCGGGTATCTCGGCGCGGCCGAGCAGGCCGAACTCGCGGCCCAGGGGGTGGTGGGCGACCTCGCCACGGTGTTTTACCGCGCCGACGGCAGCTTCGGCGGCATTCCCCTCAACGAGCGCGCCAGCGGCCCGGACCTGGCGCAGATCCGCTCGGCGCCGCAGTCGCTGTGCGTGGTTTCGGGACTGGGCAAGGCCCGCGCCCTGCACGCCGCTCTGCTGGGCGGCCTGGCCCGGACGCTGGTGGTCGACGAGCCCACCGCGCGGGCGGTGCTGGACCTCGGCTGAGGTCTTCTCAAAGCGTGAAAAGCGCTGACTCTTCTGCACGCCCGGTCCGTCTGGGTATCCTGAGGGCATGACCGCGCCCCTGCCCGAACCGGCGCCGCAGCATGTTCAGGCCAGACCGCTGACCGAAGACGTGCACGCGCCGCCCGTCAATCCGCTGGTGTATCAACTGGTCGTCGTCGCCATGAACCTGCCGCTGCTGCTGCGCGGCGAGTACATCCACACCCTGGGCCGCGAGCACATTCCGCCGCCCGGCAGCAAGCTGGTGGTCGCCGGGGCGCATGTCTCGGCGCTCGATCCCTTCATCATCGCCAAGGCGATGCCGGGGCACCACGTGCAGTTCATGTCGAAAAAAGAGCTGTTCAAGCCGGTGATCGGCAGCATCATCAAGGCCGGCGGCAGCTTTCCGGTGGACCGCTCCAGCAACGACGTGGTGGCGATCCGCACCGCCCTGAGAATCCTCAAGGAAGACGGCACGCTGGGCCTGTTTCCCGAAGGCACCCGCGGCGGCGGCCAGATGCAGGGCGGGGTGGCCCTGCTGGCCCTGCGCGGCCGCGCCCCGGTGCTGCCGGTGGGCCTCAGGCGCGACGGCAAGCGCTGGCTGGTGCGCTTCGGCCCCCTGATCGACCCCAAAGGCGGCATCAAGGACCTGACCGCCCAGATCGGGGAAGAAATCACCCGGCTCAGCGCGCCGCTGGGACCGTGACGCCCGCTTCGCAGGCCGCCCTCAGGGAAGCGCTGGTCGCGGCGGGCCGCAGCCTGTTCGAGCGCGGCCTCAGCCCCGGCAGCAGCGGCAACCTCAGCGTCCGACTCCCCGGCGGCCAGGGTTTTTTGCTGACGCCCACCAACGTCAGCCTGGGTCAGCTCCAACCGCAGCGCCTCAGCTGGCTGAGCGCCGAGGGTGAGCCCCTGGACGGCGACGCGCCCACCAAGGAAGCGTTCCTGCACCTGGCGTTGTACCGCGCCCGGCCCCAGGCCAGCGCCGCGGTTCACCTGCACTCGACGGCCTCGGCAGCCGTGTCGTGCCTGGACGGGCTCGACGCCGACGCCTGCCTGCCGCCGCTGACGCCCTACTTCGTGATGAAGATCGGCGCGCTGCCGCTGATCGCCTACCACCGCCCCGGCGACCCGGCGCTGGCCGCCGAGATCGCCCGGCTGGCACCCGGCCACCCGGCGGTGCTGCTCGCCAACCACGGGCCGGTGGTCAGCGGCAAGGACCTCGGCGCGGCGCTCTCGGCCGCCGAGGAACTCGAAGAAACCGCCAAACTGTTCCTGCTGCTGCGGGGGCAAAACGTCCGCATGCTGACGCCGGCGCAGATTCAGGATCTGGAGGACGTGTTCGGGCGGCCGTGAAACGGTTTAACCCTTGACGACGCCCAGGTTCGCCTTCTCCCACTCGTAGAATTCCGGCTTGTAGAACTCCAGACGCACCTTCTTGTATTCCTGTCCTTAGACACCGGAAGAGGCTGGAAACTCCCGCTGAGACGGTAAAACTCTGACCCCGTACTCCACAGAAAGTATATCAGAGAGTACAAGTCACGGGAAAATAATGCCAAATGAGGCCTCCGGAATCCGATAAAAGTGGGCAGAGGCGAGAGTTTCTGCTCAAACTTTCTCCCAGACGAGCTTCAACGGCATCTTGTGTCTTAATGCCTCAGTAGAGACAGCCTAAGTGATTTTTCCTTGCCATCCCTCTGCTCGCTTTTCGTCGCGGAATTTCACATAAATACCATCGTGAAGCCAGAGTGGAATCCACGCTTGACCGCTTGACCCGTGGATGACCTCTGCGGCAGCGGCCATAACCCTGAACTCGTAACTGCCAACCTCACGAGAGAGAATAGTTCTCAGGGCTGCGTCTTCATCGTCTTTACCCGTATCCGCTAGGGAACAAAAATTACCGTATGCATCCGTGATACCTCCACAGGTACGGATGCCCGCCATATGACGTTCTCTCCCTTCGAGGAGCGTGGCTGTCATCGGCAGAGCCATATAGCGGTCTGTGACCTCTTTCCCCAGTTCGCGGGTAATTTGCCCCTTCAGTTGGGCCTCTGGTTTCCCGTAGACAGTTGCGTAGATAGCGGTTTTTACCTCGTCTTTTTTCTCTTCTGGCAGCTGGAGCTTTTGCAAGAGATAGGGCCAAATACTTCCCGTCTCTTCAATGACCCCTAAGAGGTTATCTAGCCCCCACAGCCGCGCCGCAATAACCAAGTGTGCGTTACTCAAATCCGCTGACCAAGTACCTGAGAAAAGGATTTTGCGGACATCCGAGGAGAGATAGGCCACAGAATCACCCACCGGAAAGAGGCGTTCTGAGTTCCGTACCTGCTTGTACGTGGGCGGAAAAAACGTGGAAACCGAGGAGAGAATTCGGAGTTGCCCAATCCGTTTATCGCCGCTCATCTCAGCTTGAACATGAGCCTGAGCTTCCGGAAGACGTTTTGCGAAGGGCGCGAAACTCTTCGCTGGTATCTGGTTCAGCGCCGCTCCCACCTTGGCATTTGGACGAGGAGCAAAGGGCAACTAAGCACGAGAAGCCACACGGAGTTTGCGACGGCGTTGCTCCTCACGCTCGGAGTACGGTTTTCCGGAGATGAAGTAGACCTTCTCACCCTGCTGGTTTTGGCACTGCTCAAAAAGACCCTGTAATTGTTTGTTGAATACAATTCTTCCTGTTCGCGCTATCCCCTTGGAGTGAAATCCAGTGAGGTAAAGCTGCAACCCAGTTCGGGCCGCGAAATCATCAAGGGATTCTTTAGCTACAAAACGGCCTTGATAAATCAAGTTTCGGTCAACTCCGAAGAGGTCAGCTACAGAGGTTCTATCCACAACTGCCGCCCCGTTATCTTCATCTCGGAAACTACCGAACAAGAGGTAAGCGAGGAAGAACCAATCCTCAGGGGTACGGAGATTAAAATTTGACAAGAGGGCTTCTCGGAAGGACTTAGAAACAAGGACATCCAGACCCTCTGAGGTAAGGGGTAGGTAATTTAAAATGGGGCCACCTCCTCAGGTGGAATAAAGCTCCAATGAAGGCTTGGGAATACTTAGTTCTATAGACGAGTAGTAGGAAGAGTCAAAAAATGCTATGGTTAAAAACTAGAGCAATAATGTCTGGATGCGGGTGCGTCCAAGTCTCACAGCCGAGTTAACGGAGGAACACTAGAAGACCACACTCTCCGAACGAATGGCTGAGTGTAGTCTTTATGAGTTCTTCAAGAGAAGATAATTAAATTTAATTCTGAGATTCTCCGAGCAAGATTCTCTGGAGAATTTTTCTTGCGGAAAGCGTAAGCATATTCTGATGTATTTGTGGATATTTTGGGTGAATATTCAGTGGTAGTGAGCCCCTAAACTGACCAAAGAAAGAGGGGCATCTCAGATTTTTTAGGCGCTGTCAAGCTTCCTGACAGGATGTCACAACTGCGGCAGCTTCAGTTGGAGAAATGAATAGTCTTCAGTCTTCAGACAGGTGGGGTGAATCGCCTACCGCAATGTTTTTGGAGAACATCATGCCAGCCTCCCTAGCGCAGACGCGCTGGGTAAACGCCTATCAAGAACGACGGATAAGGAATCGGCAAGCAAATCACGACCTGTAAAGGCTTAATGAACTAGGATTCCGAAACCCATTTGCGAACTTTTTTACAAACGTGGTACTTTGGCGTGTTCCTCACCAAGAGCTCATTGGCAATCCCTTCTCTGATTTAGGAGTTACCAAATGAAAAACGCCATTTATACGCTTTCGCTTGGCCTTTTGCTGGTGGGGTGTGGGCTACAGAGTACTCCCGTAGGAAATAGCAAACCCCTGCCCAGTACGGGTAAGCCCGCCTTCACTGGCCTTGAAGTTTCAGGACAGCCGAACATTCTGAAGCGGCACATCACTCTCTCTAAGCCACAACTGTTGGGTACGAAGGCAGGTAGCAGCCTCAAACCTCAAGCCATGCTTCCCGCATGGACTGGCCCAAGGGATTTCGATTCCTCTTACTCGCCTGCTGGAAACCCAAGTTTTGATGCTAGTACTGCGGGTGAACTATTTACGCAGAAGTTTGGCGAAGAGTTAGAAATGTTTAAGTACAGTGCAACTGGACAGCTATTACATTCTAAAAAGTCTGACAAAAAAATGATGTTTATCGAGAATCAGAATTATGACGGCGTTTTCTATACCTCGCCTTCTAGCAATTGGTGGCTTATTGTTACAGAAGATAGTCCAGAGAAAGAAGTCTATCAGATTTCGGACACTAGCGGGAGCCATTATTATGGGGATATTGCGAAAGGCGGTTCGCAATTGTTGGGAGAGGTCTATGGCAGTTCGCTGATTCCGCTGCGAGCCGCAACTGACCCAGTTTACCCGATTTTCTTATTTGACCCATTTCCAGTCATAAATGTAGGTATGTCAATCAAAGCTGGTAAAGAAGGCGTAGTGATGCTAGCCACCTCTCTAGGGGTCAAAAGTCGCGAGTAGCTGGATGAATGTCGGCCTGGACGAATATTTGTGTCGAGGCCGCCTCGAAAGAACGACTCCAAGGGCATCGAGGCCCAGCCTAAACACGCTTTTGGCGCTGTAGCCGTGTTTCAAGGTCTTTGGTGGGGAGTTCGTGGCCACGAACTCCCCACTGACGCAGCACCAGATGAAGGCGAGGGTCACCACGCCGAACAGCAGGCTGAGTCGGCCACCATCGGTGAGTCGGGTCGCCTCCAGATCGAAGCCGCGTCGCTTGAGCGCCTGGTGCATGTGTTCTGCGTTCCAGCGCCAGGCATATCGGTCAATGGCCTGTGTACTCCAACCGTGGTACGCCAGATACAGGCTCTCCCCGTGGAGGTTCTTGCACGCAAGAACCCGCATCTGTACACCATAGACCGTCATCGCACAGTGCCATCGGCGCAGCTCACCCGCCTGGAGCTTCTTGAAACAGGCCCAGACTGGGATCCCGTTCACGCGTGTAGTGGCGTGCAGCCGGATTGTCGGTTTGATCCCCAGGCGTTGAAGCGCGAGAAACCACTCCTGGCCGATGAACTCCCGATCTGCCAGCAGGGCAAGACGTTTGCCGTGCAGCGTCGCAGCGACCGATTCCAACAGGGCGATACGAGCAGCCGATGAACTGCTGCCCCCATGGGGCAGCACCGTCCAAGCCAGCGGAAAACTGAACGACTTCCACATCACGCTGAGGATCAGGAGGTTGAGATCGCGCTGACCCCACTTCCAATTCGTGCGGTCGAGGATGAGCACCAGATCGTCCTGATCACGGAAAAACCCCAGCACGAAGCGGGTCATCATCGGCTGTTGGTCCGCCCAGTCAAACTGGACAAAGCGTTTCAGGCGCTGGTAGATGGTCTCGTCGGTTCCGACGAGACGGATGCACACCACCAATTGGAACAGACAGACGGTGCGTTTTTCGATGATGGCAAGGATCAATGCCGCCAAAACGGTGAGGCGACGAGGATCAAGCGGAAAATGGGCCGTCAGGAGCGCACAGAGGCTATCCTGAGGCGGTCGGCTCCTGGTGTTCTTCATCGCTGAAAACACCGTACAGGAACCGACTTTTCAGCTCTAGTCCAGACTTTTGACCCCTAGAGAGGCTAGCCACACGATTTGATAACTACAGTGACACCCAGCACATCATCAATCAAGTTGATATATACGAAGCATCACACCGACCATGGGAGGAAATTGGAGTTACCAATAAAACAAGCTTGCTTTCCCCTAAGGAGCTACCTAACTCGGAACCGAGAGCTGCTTTTTCTGTAGCCAGTGATGGCAGCGTCTACGTTGCCGACTTTGTTGCGTATGATTATCATAACTGTTACAATAACTACTGCCCATCATATGCAGTTCTGACAAAATTCGTCAATGGCCAAGTCGCTTGGCAAGATTATTGGGAAACGGCTTTACCAGTACAGTTAAGCGATGTAGCGGCTAACAAAGACGGTGTTTCTGTGTTGGTTAACCAATACGATATGACTAAACCGCTACCGGATGCACTCGTGGCAGAGAATACTATTACAAATTTTTCACCTGACGGTACACTCAAGAATAATTTTCTTATACCCTCGGACAAGGTACCCAGGGACCAATTTAGTGGGCCAGTTTTGACTCACATGGAAACTAACGATGCAGGGAAACTTATCGTTTACAATAACAACGGCATCTTATCTGGGAACCTTGCAAGCGGATTCACTCATTCATTCGTTTATGATACAGATGACACTAAAAATCTACAAAAAGTAATCCTTAAAAACAACTACGTTTATGCTATAGGTCAATATTACAAAGACGACTACAGATATAGCCTTATTCCACTTGATGCCGAACTCAATCTTAGATAGTCAAATAGTTAGAGATTGTATCGGTATCTGAAGTGTATACTTATATACATCTATTTAGGGACGCCATGTTCAAAAGGCGTCCTTCTTTTGGTATTTGACGAGAACTGTTTACTTATAAGATTCAATGCTAAATTTTCAGACTATATTATAACCCAGACGAAACTATCCTGTAGGTTCTCTCCTTAGAGTGCATCGGCATCGCTTACAGCGATATTGGCAATCTGCATTTCTCCATTTGGGGTGAACTGATGGGAAACCGTATAGCTTCTCGTGCGTCCCTGTCCAAGGTCTTCCTTATGAATAGCGGTGTAGTGCGGGATAACGGCGGGAGAAACAGCTTTCTTCGTGTCCGGCTTACGGATGACCAGCTCTCGAAGTTCATCTAACTCCTTTGCGAAAACCAAGAGAGAACTTTGGATGGCCTGAAGCTTTTTGAGTTTGGAATCTTGCATGGATGGAATACCTCTGGATAATTTTTTAATGGTTGAAATATATTTCTAGTCTTCACTGTCGAGTGGGAGAGTGCAAATGCTGTAAAGGGATTAGTCTGGAAGAACTATCCTACTCACCGGAGAAAATTTCTCGTTGACTTCTTGAAGGCTCTCTGGCGTCCAATGAATGTACTTGGCTGTGGTATCGAGCCGCTTGTGACCAAGCTGGCGCATGAGACTAAATACGTCTCCCCCCGCTCGGAGATAGGCACAACTGTAGGAGTGGCGTATCCGATGTGCCCGAACATCCCAACCGATTCCAGAGCGCTGAGAAATCTTGAGGATGAGTTGGCTTATCTGACGAGCGCTCATGGGCCTACGAGAGATGGTCAGGAAGAGGGCGTGGCTGTTCCCCTTACGCTCATGGGTGACGTACCGCTTGAGAACTCGGAGCGTCTTTCGCCCCACTGTGACGAAACGGACACCTACCTTGCCGTCTTCTACCTTCACTACGCCCATTTCCCAGTCCACCGAGGACACCTTGAGAGAGGCAACCTCTCCTGCTCTCAGTCCAGTATCAAATATCAGGACGAGAAGAGCTACGTTCCGAGTTTTGCAACGGGCAGCACGCTGGGAACCTTTAGCCGCCTCAAGCATCCTCGCCATTTCGTCCGGGTTGAGTACCCTCTTAGGTTCACTCCTGACCTTGGGACGTTTCTTGCCTTGGAAAGGGTTCTTCTGAATCTCCCCCACCGCCTCTAACCAGTTGCAGAAGCAACGAAGGGCCGCATGTTGGGAAGCCAGCATAGCGGGCCTTACATCTCGGTCTAATGCCCGGTTGACAGTAAGAGGAGTCAAGCGGGACACATCCTCTTCCAGCCATGGCTTGAGTAACCGCCTCAAGGTGTCAAGGTAGTACGTGATGGTTTTGGGGCGGCTTCCCCGGCTCTTGTGCTCTCGTGCAAACTCCTGTATGGCTTCTGAAATAAGCAGGACCCTAGCAGCTCCTTAAGAAGTACAAGACTAGGGTCAGAGAGTCACCTATATTTTGGAGAGTTTTTACAAGGGTTCTACTTAGGAATTCCCCGTGCTGAACGAGCTTAAGTTCGCCTTCTCCCACTCGTAGAACTCCGGCTTGTAAAACTCCAGACGCACCTTCTTGTATTCCTTGGTGGAGTACAGAATGGCGTGCTCAAACGGCGCGACCTCGTCGTGAATCGCCTGAATCTTGCCGAAGGCTTCTTCCTTGCTGCGGCCGTGCACCATGGTGAAAATCGTGTAGGGCCACTCGGGGTAGGTGGGGCGCAGGTAGCAGTGCGACACCGCCTTGAAGGAGGCCATCTGCTGGCCGACCTCGGCTACCTGCTCCTGCGGCACCGCCCAGACGCCCATGGCGTTGAAGGTAAAGCCCGCCGACTGGTGCTTGAACACCGCGCTGACGCGCCGCAGCGCTCCGGCCGCCTTCATCTTCTCGGCGTGGGCGGCCACCTCGTCGATGCTCATGCCCAGCGCCTCGCAGGCCGCCGCGTAGGGCTCCTCGGTGATCGGCAGGTCTTTCTGGAATTCCACCACGAAGCGCTTGTCGGTGTCGCTCACGGCGTAACCGATGTTGCGCTGGGCGCTGGTGTACTGCGGCTGGCTCTTGGCGTTCCAGGCGTCCTTGCCGGTCATGTCGAACTCCACCCCGATCTTGTAGAGGTGCAGGGTGGGCATCAGGCGGGTCAGTTTGGCGCCCGACAGTTCGTGAAGGCGCTGCACATGCGCTTCGAGGTCGCTTTCCGGCGGCACGGCGATGGTGTACCACAAGTTGAAATCGTGGTTGCGGCGGTAGTTGTGGCTCACGCCAGGGTGCTGACTGACGATTCCGGCACCCTCGTCGAGCTGTTCGGGGTCGTGCACCGCCGCCACCAGACTGGACTGATAGCCCAGGGTGCGGGTGTCGAAAATGGCGCTGACCTGCCGCACAATGCCCTCGGCCTTGACCTCGCGCAGGATGTCCAGCGCCTCAGCCTCGCTCAGGCCCACTTCCTGCGCCAGCACGGCGTAGGGCCGCCGCACGATGAGAATGTCCTTCTGGATGCGGTTGAGCAGCAGGTCGCGCGGCGTGGGCACGCTGACCTCGGGGGCCGGGGAGGAAGTGGTGGCAGTCATGGGTATAGGCTAACACTGCCTGCGGCGGCAAAACGTCCTCGCCGTCGCGGTTGTGGCCTGGGCCTTTTCTTCACCAAGTGGAGGCTTCCAGCTACGAAGCGGGCTGGAGGTCCTGGTCGGCCCGTTTGTGCAGTTCCTCGGCCAGCTCGGCCAGACTGGTGCGCGCCAGCCGCGCTTCCAGGGCCGCCTGGGCCTCGCTGCACACCTCGCCCAGGGTGGCCTGGATGTGCCGCCCCACCGAGCACTCCTGGCTGGGGTGCTCGTGCAGGGCGATCAGGCGCTCCGGCGGCTGCACCGCCCGGTACACGTCGAGCAGGCTCACTTCGCTGGCGGCGCGGGCCAGGCTCAGGCCGGTGACGCCCTGGCGGGACTGCACCAGCCCGGCGCGGCGCAACATGCTGCTGATGCCGCGCACGATCACCGGATTGACGCCCGCGCTGCAGGCCAGCTTCTCGGAACTCAGCGCCTCGCCGGTGTGCACGCTGAGCATCGCCAGCACATGCGACGCCACCGCAAAGCGGCTGGAAACCGTCATGGGCCGCGTCTCAACATGTCAGCATGTTACTTACAAGAAAGTCGGCAAGTCAAGGCGTGGGCTTGCTTTTCGCCTCCGAGTCAGCCGAGCTGCGCCAGCACTTCGATTTCCACCAGCACGTCGCGCGGCAACCTCGCCACCTGCACCGTCGAGCGGGCCGGGTAAGGCGCCTGGAAGTACTCGGCGTACACGGCGTTCATCGCCGCGAAGTTGTTCATGTCGCTGAGAAACACCGTCGTCTTGACCACCTGATCGAAACTGGCCCCGGCTTCGGCCAGCACTTCGCGCAGGTTGTCGAGCACCTGCCGGGTCTGGGGCGTGATGCCGCCCTCGATGAGTTCGCCGGCCGGGTTCAGCGGAATCTGCCCGCTGGTGACCAGCAACGAACCGAAGCGGATGGCCTGGCTGTACGGCCCGATGGCCGCCGGCGCCTGACCGCTGGCGATGACTTCCTTCTGGGAGGGCTGGCGGTCCGGAGCGTCACTCGGCAGGTTGGTCATGGCCTGATTGTAGCGGGCCGGCGCGGCCGGTCCGGCTCAGTTCAGGGTGTGGCGGTCAAGCGGCGCGGCCGGCGCTTTGGTCAGCTTGAGGGCGTCCGGCAAGGCCCGCTGGAGCCGGGCCTGCTTGAGCCGGGCGGTCCAGGTTGCCAGCCCCAGCAGCAGCGTCGCCGCCAGCAGCAGGATCAGCAGACTCTGGCGCTGGAAGAGCAGCGCGCCCATCAGGGCGAAGTACACCAGCCCCAGCGCCAGGTACATCAGCGGGCTGCTGCCGCGCCGGGCGCTGAGCAGCACGTCCACGTACACCGGGCCGTCGGGCTGGCGCAGCGGCAGGCTGTAACTCGGCAGCGGCTGCTGAAACCCGATGTCGATCACCAGCGCCGTTACGTTGTCGGGGCCGCCCAGCGCGTTGGCGGCGTCGACCAGCCGCTGGGCGGTCAGGTCCGGCGGCAGGCCCCAGCCGAGCATGGCGCACAGATCGTGCTCCTCGACCACGCCGCACAGCCCGTCGCTGCACAGCATCAGGCGGTCGCCGCGCCTCAAGGGAAAGCCGTAGAGTTCCAGCCGCACGCGTTCCTCGCCGCCCAGGGCGTTGCTCACCACGCTGCGCCACTGGTGGTCGCGGGCTTCTTCCTCGGTGAGGTGGCCCAGACGCACCTGCTCGGCCACCCAGGAATGGTCCTCGGTGAGGCGGGTGAGTTCGTTGCCGCGCAGCAGATAGGCCCGCGAATCGCCGACGTGGGCCAGCAAGGCCGCGCCCCGGTCGATCGCCAGGGCCACCAGGGTGGTGCCCATGCCGGCGTACTCGCCCACCGCGTGACGCATCACTTCCAGATTGGCGGCCTGCACCGCTTCGGCCAGGCGCTCGGGGGGCCGCTTTCGCCCGTTCAGGAAGGTGCTGCTCAGGGCGTCGAGCGCCAGGTTGGCGGCGAGTTCGCCGGCCGCGTGCCCGCCCATGCCGTCGGCCACCGCGTACAGGCCGCCGCTGGCCGATTCCACCGCCAGCCCGGCGTCCTGGTTCACGCTGCGCTGCCGGCCGGTGTCGCTCAGCAACCCCGACACCAGCGGAGCGGTTACGCCCCGGCGCATGGATTCGGCCTGGATCGGCGGCGGTGTAGCGGCCACGTTTCCCCTCCTTCGGTGTTTGACAAACGCCGCTGCAAAAGGCAGGCGGGCGGCAGGGCAGATGAAGCTGTACAAAACGCGGGGCGGTTCAGACGGCTCCCTACGGTGAAGGCGTCGTGGGCGTGAGGGAAGGCAAAAACTTGCCGGCGGCGTGGGTGAGCAGGAGGTAAGCGGGACATCAAGAACCTTGAGGAAGCAGGAGGAGGCAGCTTGTCGGCGTGCGTGTCAGACTTTTGACAGAGCTGCTGATTATGATAAAGGGTTAAGACTGGCCTGTCTGCCGAATCGCTTACCTTAGGAGCCGGGCGCCTGCTGAGCGCAAGGCCGCCGGTCCATCGGCCCACCGTGCTTGACGGCCGACGCCGTCAGGCAGGCCGCCGGTATACTTGCCGTTATGACTGCGCCGCTGAGTACCGCCCAGATCCGCGAAAAATTTCTGACATTTTTCGAATCCAAACAGCACCTGCGCCTGCCCTCGCACTCGACCGTCGCGCCGGACCCCACCACCCTGTTTACCGTGGCCGGCATGCAGCCGTTCAAGCCGCAGTTCATGGGCGCCCCGGCCCGCTTCGAGCGCGGCGAGAGCAAGCGCGTGACCACCGCCCAGAAGTGCATCCGGGTGGGCGACATCGAGAACGTGGGCCGCACCCGGCGCCACCTGTCGCTCTTCGAGATGATGGGCAACTTCTCGTTCGGCGACTACTTCAAGCGCGAGGCGATTGGGTGGGCCTGGGAGTTCCTGACCGGCAAAAGCTGGATGAACATGGACCCGGCCAAGATGTACGTCACCATCTACGACGACGACGACGAGGCGTTCGGGTACTGGACGCAGGACATCGGCCTGGACCCCAGCCACATCCACCGCTTCGGGGCCGACGAGAACTTCTGGCCCGCCGACGCGCCGCTCAAGGGGCCCAACGGTCCCTGCGGCCCGTGCAGCGAGATCTACTACGACCGGGGACCAGATTACGGCGACGACAGCTGGGCCGATTACTATGAGACCCGCGAGAGCGCCCGCTTCCTGGAAGTCTGGAACCTGGTGTTTCCACAGTACGACCGCCAGGAACCGCAGGCCGACGGCACCCCGACCCTGCTCGACCTGCCGTTCAAGAACATCGACACCGGCATGGGTCTGGAGCGCGTCGCCAGCGTGGTGCAGGATGTGCCGGACTTCTACAGCAACGACATCTTCCTGCCCTTGATCGAGAAGGTGGCCGAACTGTCGGGCAAGCCCTACGAGGGCGAGCAGAGCGTGTCTCACCGGGTCATCGCCGAGCACGTCCGGGCCGTCAGCATGACGGTGGCCGACGGAGTGAGCCTGTCGAACACCGGGCGCGGCTACGTGATCCGCAAGATTCTGCGCCGGGCCTCGCGCCACGCCTACCTGCTGGGCCTGCGCGAGCCGAGCATCTACCAACTGGTGCCGCTGGTGGTGCGCGGGATGGGCGAGGCCTACCCGGAACTCGTCGAGAACCAGAAGAGTGTGGAAGCAGCCATCAAGAGCGAGGAGGAGCGTTTCCTCAAGACGTTGGAAAGCGGCATTCAGCGCCTGGACGCGCTGCTGAGCAAGCAGGAGAAGGGCAGCGTCCTGAGCGGCGAGGATGCCTTCACCCTCTACGGCACCTACGGCTTCCCGGTAGACCTCACCCGCGAGATTGCCGAGGAGTACGGCGTGTCCATCGACGAGGCCGGCTTCGACAAGGCTCTCGAGGCCGACCAGGAACTCGCCCGCGCCGGCAGCAAGTACGGCAAGGCCGAGCTGTTCGGCGGCGCCGACGACCTGCTCTCCGAATTGCCGCCCACCCAGTTCGTCGGGTACGGACAGCTCGAAGCGCCGGGCGTGGTGCAGGCGATTCTCAGCGGCGGCGAGAGCCTGCGCCACCTGCCGGCCGGCAGCGAAGCGCAAATCGCCCTGCATCAGACC encodes the following:
- a CDS encoding Lrp/AsnC family transcriptional regulator is translated as MTATTSSPAPEVSVPTPRDLLLNRIQKDILIVRRPYAVLAQEVGLSEAEALDILREVKAEGIVRQVSAIFDTRTLGYQSSLVAAVHDPEQLDEGAGIVSQHPGVSHNYRRNHDFNLWYTIAVPPESDLEAHVQRLHELSGAKLTRLMPTLHLYKIGVEFDMTGKDAWNAKSQPQYTSAQRNIGYAVSDTDKRFVVEFQKDLPITEEPYAAACEALGMSIDEVAAHAEKMKAAGALRRVSAVFKHQSAGFTFNAMGVWAVPQEQVAEVGQQMASFKAVSHCYLRPTYPEWPYTIFTMVHGRSKEEAFGKIQAIHDEVAPFEHAILYSTKEYKKVRLEFYKPEFYEWEKANLSSFSTGNS
- a CDS encoding RidA family protein, whose translation is MTNLPSDAPDRQPSQKEVIASGQAPAAIGPYSQAIRFGSLLVTSGQIPLNPAGELIEGGITPQTRQVLDNLREVLAEAGASFDQVVKTTVFLSDMNNFAAMNAVYAEYFQAPYPARSTVQVARLPRDVLVEIEVLAQLG
- a CDS encoding sugar-binding transcriptional regulator; this encodes MSKPQRAAAPGSAPTDAAAQAVQVARLYFYQGLTTGEIAQELGLSRPRVSRLLTLARRSGLVEIRIHDPAEHPQVLEAQLRERFPGLSPHVVAVPPGSSPELSLERVAAYSANLLGQLLRPGQTVGLAWGTTLDAVSRALKPRAVPDLTFVQLNGSANAQDFMSGFVTDTLQRFARTYGARAHLFPVPTFFDNPQTKTMMWQERSVRHVLELQRRADLLLYSLGSLQADTPSHVYAGGYLGAAEQAELAAQGVVGDLATVFYRADGSFGGIPLNERASGPDLAQIRSAPQSLCVVSGLGKARALHAALLGGLARTLVVDEPTARAVLDLG
- a CDS encoding Rrf2 family transcriptional regulator, whose amino-acid sequence is MTVSSRFAVASHVLAMLSVHTGEALSSEKLACSAGVNPVIVRGISSMLRRAGLVQSRQGVTGLSLARAASEVSLLDVYRAVQPPERLIALHEHPSQECSVGRHIQATLGEVCSEAQAALEARLARTSLAELAEELHKRADQDLQPAS
- a CDS encoding lysophospholipid acyltransferase family protein; this encodes MTAPLPEPAPQHVQARPLTEDVHAPPVNPLVYQLVVVAMNLPLLLRGEYIHTLGREHIPPPGSKLVVAGAHVSALDPFIIAKAMPGHHVQFMSKKELFKPVIGSIIKAGGSFPVDRSSNDVVAIRTALRILKEDGTLGLFPEGTRGGGQMQGGVALLALRGRAPVLPVGLRRDGKRWLVRFGPLIDPKGGIKDLTAQIGEEITRLSAPLGP
- a CDS encoding IS4 family transposase, whose translation is MKNTRSRPPQDSLCALLTAHFPLDPRRLTVLAALILAIIEKRTVCLFQLVVCIRLVGTDETIYQRLKRFVQFDWADQQPMMTRFVLGFFRDQDDLVLILDRTNWKWGQRDLNLLILSVMWKSFSFPLAWTVLPHGGSSSSAARIALLESVAATLHGKRLALLADREFIGQEWFLALQRLGIKPTIRLHATTRVNGIPVWACFKKLQAGELRRWHCAMTVYGVQMRVLACKNLHGESLYLAYHGWSTQAIDRYAWRWNAEHMHQALKRRGFDLEATRLTDGGRLSLLFGVVTLAFIWCCVSGEFVATNSPPKTLKHGYSAKSVFRLGLDALGVVLSRRPRHKYSSRPTFIQLLATFDP
- a CDS encoding tyrosine-type recombinase/integrase, which gives rise to MLASQHAALRCFCNWLEAVGEIQKNPFQGKKRPKVRSEPKRVLNPDEMARMLEAAKGSQRAARCKTRNVALLVLIFDTGLRAGEVASLKVSSVDWEMGVVKVEDGKVGVRFVTVGRKTLRVLKRYVTHERKGNSHALFLTISRRPMSARQISQLILKISQRSGIGWDVRAHRIRHSYSCAYLRAGGDVFSLMRQLGHKRLDTTAKYIHWTPESLQEVNEKFSPVSRIVLPD
- the otnC gene encoding 3-oxo-tetronate 4-phosphate decarboxylase, which gives rise to MTPASQAALREALVAAGRSLFERGLSPGSSGNLSVRLPGGQGFLLTPTNVSLGQLQPQRLSWLSAEGEPLDGDAPTKEAFLHLALYRARPQASAAVHLHSTASAAVSCLDGLDADACLPPLTPYFVMKIGALPLIAYHRPGDPALAAEIARLAPGHPAVLLANHGPVVSGKDLGAALSAAEELEETAKLFLLLRGQNVRMLTPAQIQDLEDVFGRP